Proteins found in one Pseudomonas marvdashtae genomic segment:
- a CDS encoding DNA polymerase III subunit chi yields MDTPKSPQKPTHLLDDLESIRQLLGDDNLQPPLLTDTVEHEPVHDEQIPLLFDPINGQPEPKPAPQAEPKGPDALLHLDRELRAAAQLILQDVIDDFAPHIETEIKRRLDARMERLLSQYE; encoded by the coding sequence ATGGACACTCCAAAATCGCCACAAAAGCCCACGCACCTGCTGGACGACCTCGAGTCGATCCGCCAACTGCTCGGTGACGACAACCTGCAACCACCGCTGCTGACCGATACGGTCGAGCATGAGCCAGTGCACGACGAACAGATCCCACTGCTGTTCGATCCGATCAATGGACAGCCCGAACCCAAGCCAGCGCCCCAGGCCGAGCCCAAAGGCCCGGATGCCCTGCTGCACCTGGACCGCGAATTGCGCGCGGCCGCGCAATTGATCCTGCAAGACGTGATCGACGATTTCGCCCCGCACATCGAGACCGAGATCAAGCGCCGGCTGGATGCGCGGATGGAGCGGTTGTTGAGCCAGTACGAATAA
- a CDS encoding DNA polymerase III subunit chi: MTKVDFYILPSADPSARLDFACKLTEKAWRMGHRIYLHCSDAAQREDLDARLWAFKGESFVPHGPAESEPEGLIVLGLGDDCGQHQDLLVNLDLKVPAFAQRFARVAEVVVEDPAIRQAARESFRFYREQGYPLQDHRLQRL; encoded by the coding sequence ATGACCAAAGTCGATTTCTATATCCTGCCCAGCGCCGATCCGTCGGCGCGGCTGGATTTCGCCTGCAAGCTCACTGAAAAGGCCTGGCGCATGGGCCATCGCATCTACCTGCATTGCAGCGATGCTGCCCAGCGCGAGGACCTCGATGCGCGCCTTTGGGCGTTCAAAGGCGAGAGCTTCGTGCCCCATGGCCCGGCCGAAAGCGAACCTGAAGGCTTGATCGTGCTGGGCCTGGGGGATGACTGCGGTCAGCATCAGGACCTGCTGGTCAACCTCGACCTGAAAGTGCCGGCCTTCGCCCAGCGCTTCGCCCGCGTGGCGGAAGTGGTGGTGGAAGACCCGGCCATCCGACAAGCCGCGCGGGAGAGTTTCCGCTTCTACCGCGAACAGGGCTATCCTCTGCAAGACCACCGTTTACAGCGACTCTGA
- a CDS encoding leucyl aminopeptidase — protein MELVVKSVSPETLKTATLVVAVGENRKLGVVATQLDALSGGAISAVLKRGDLAGKVGQSLLLHSLPNLKAERVLLVGVGKDAELGDRPFRKIIAGVLGTLKSLGGGDAALALDELVVKGRDSYGKNRLLAETLVDGEYQFDQFKSQKAEPRALKKITLLTIKAAQAEVQRAVTHATAIANGMAFTRDLGNLPPNICHPTFMGEQAKALGKEFKGLKVEVFDEKKIKDLGMGSFYAVGQGSAQPPRLIVMQYNGGKKSEKPYALVGKGITFDTGGISLKPGAGMDEMKYDMGGAASVFGTLRAVLELQLPINLVCILACAENMPSGTASRPGDIVTTMSGQTVEILNTDAEGRLVLCDALTYSERFKPQAVIDIATLTGACVVALGAHTSGLLGNNDELIGQLLSAGQQADDRAWQLPLFDEYQEQLDSPFADIANIGGPKAGTITAACFLSRFTKNLNWAHLDIAGTAWTSGGKDKGATGRPVPLLTQYLLDRAKA, from the coding sequence ATGGAACTGGTTGTAAAAAGCGTCAGCCCAGAAACGTTGAAGACTGCCACGCTGGTGGTTGCCGTTGGTGAAAACCGCAAGCTTGGCGTAGTCGCCACCCAGCTCGACGCCCTGAGCGGCGGCGCCATCAGCGCCGTGCTCAAGCGCGGAGACCTGGCTGGCAAGGTCGGCCAGAGCCTGTTGCTGCACAGCCTGCCCAACCTCAAGGCCGAACGCGTGCTGCTGGTGGGCGTGGGCAAGGACGCTGAGCTGGGCGACCGGCCGTTCCGCAAGATCATCGCCGGCGTGCTCGGCACCCTCAAAAGCCTGGGCGGCGGCGATGCCGCATTGGCATTGGACGAACTGGTGGTCAAGGGCCGCGACAGCTACGGCAAGAACCGCCTGTTGGCCGAAACCCTGGTGGATGGTGAATACCAGTTCGACCAATTCAAGAGCCAGAAAGCCGAACCCCGCGCCCTGAAGAAAATCACCCTGCTGACCATCAAGGCCGCCCAGGCTGAAGTCCAGCGCGCCGTGACCCACGCCACCGCAATCGCCAATGGCATGGCCTTCACTCGCGACCTGGGCAACCTGCCACCGAATATCTGCCATCCGACCTTCATGGGCGAACAGGCCAAGGCGCTGGGCAAGGAATTCAAGGGCCTCAAGGTCGAAGTCTTCGATGAGAAGAAGATCAAGGACCTGGGCATGGGTTCGTTCTATGCCGTCGGCCAGGGCAGCGCCCAGCCGCCACGCCTGATCGTCATGCAATACAACGGCGGCAAGAAATCCGAGAAGCCTTACGCACTGGTCGGCAAGGGCATTACCTTCGACACCGGCGGCATCAGCCTCAAGCCGGGCGCCGGCATGGATGAAATGAAGTACGACATGGGCGGCGCCGCGAGCGTGTTCGGCACCCTGCGCGCCGTGCTCGAACTGCAACTGCCGATCAACCTGGTGTGCATCCTGGCCTGCGCCGAGAACATGCCCAGCGGCACGGCCTCGCGTCCGGGCGACATCGTCACCACCATGAGCGGCCAGACCGTCGAAATCCTCAACACTGACGCCGAAGGCCGTCTGGTGCTGTGCGACGCCCTCACCTACTCCGAGCGCTTCAAGCCACAAGCGGTGATCGACATCGCCACGCTGACCGGTGCCTGCGTCGTCGCCCTCGGCGCCCATACCTCGGGCCTGCTGGGCAACAACGACGAGTTGATCGGCCAACTGCTCAGCGCCGGCCAGCAAGCCGACGACCGTGCCTGGCAATTGCCGCTGTTCGACGAATACCAGGAACAACTGGACAGCCCGTTCGCCGACATCGCCAACATCGGTGGCCCGAAAGCCGGGACCATCACCGCGGCGTGCTTCCTGTCGCGCTTCACCAAGAACCTGAACTGGGCGCACCTGGACATCGCCGGCACGGCCTGGACCAGCGGCGGCAAGGACAAGGGCGCCACCGGTCGTCCGGTGCCCCTGTTGACCCAGTACCTGCTGGACCGCGCCAAGGCCTGA